Proteins encoded together in one Bacteroides zoogleoformans window:
- a CDS encoding 4'-phosphopantetheinyl transferase family protein: MPLFLKDRTSSCQWGVWKTDETPEDLLTMLPQEKKYREVVQSFRSEHRRVEWMAVRVLLYTLLGEEKEIAYYSGGKPYLADASASLSISHTKGYVAVALGPWGKDVGVDVEQYAERVRKVAHRYMREDEETSVFQGTDTWSLLLHWSAKETIFKCLNTSEVDFRNHLRIMPFTIAKEGTFSAEEYRTLEKRCFTIRYFIFADFVLTLSL, from the coding sequence GTGCCTCTTTTTTTGAAAGATAGAACCTCGTCCTGTCAATGGGGAGTTTGGAAAACAGATGAAACTCCGGAAGATTTATTGACCATGTTACCTCAGGAAAAAAAGTACCGGGAGGTTGTGCAAAGCTTTAGGTCGGAACATCGTCGTGTGGAGTGGATGGCTGTGCGCGTATTGTTGTATACGTTATTGGGTGAAGAAAAAGAAATAGCTTACTATTCCGGTGGAAAACCTTATTTGGCAGACGCTTCTGCCTCGCTCAGTATTTCTCACACCAAAGGCTATGTCGCAGTGGCTCTGGGGCCATGGGGGAAAGACGTTGGAGTGGATGTGGAGCAATATGCAGAAAGAGTCAGGAAAGTGGCTCATAGATATATGCGCGAGGATGAAGAAACGAGTGTTTTTCAAGGAACCGACACTTGGTCATTGCTGCTTCATTGGTCGGCAAAAGAGACAATATTTAAATGTCTGAATACTTCGGAGGTGGATTTTCGCAATCACCTGCGTATAATGCCTTTCACTATTGCTAAAGAGGGTACATTCTCCGCCGAAGAATATCGTACGCTGGAGAAACGTTGCTTTACCATTCGTTATTTTATATTCGCAGACTTTGTGCTAACATTAAGTTTGTAG
- a CDS encoding IS66 family transposase translates to MFRCYNNKRLDWAWIAQTLYVILCFRATGRGAKVLEERFGDSLGNMVAVTDRHSAYFAIDFLDHQVCLAHLFRELEYLSQLDKEQQWPVQMRDLLRQAIHERDEKPGEIICKETWLERLDKLLQKNLTHLKSDFERFRKGLVKVRDYIFNFLENLVIPSDNNGSERGIRKQKVKQKISGTFRADMGADAFFAIPLQTLRGRTSNHNLEPLRPSCHYRMGTTPCLIAE, encoded by the coding sequence ATGTTTAGGTGTTACAACAATAAGAGGCTGGACTGGGCATGGATAGCCCAGACGCTATATGTCATCTTATGCTTTCGTGCCACAGGGCGTGGCGCCAAGGTCCTTGAGGAACGGTTCGGAGACTCGTTGGGCAACATGGTGGCTGTGACAGACCGTCATAGTGCCTATTTCGCGATAGACTTCCTTGACCATCAGGTATGCCTGGCACATCTGTTCAGAGAGCTGGAGTATCTCTCGCAGCTTGACAAGGAACAGCAATGGCCTGTGCAAATGCGAGACCTGCTTCGCCAAGCCATACATGAACGCGATGAAAAGCCCGGGGAAATAATCTGCAAAGAAACCTGGCTTGAAAGACTTGACAAGCTGTTGCAGAAAAATCTCACTCACCTTAAAAGTGACTTTGAGAGGTTCCGCAAAGGACTTGTAAAGGTTAGGGATTACATCTTCAATTTCTTGGAGAACCTGGTGATACCATCCGACAACAACGGCAGCGAACGGGGAATAAGGAAACAGAAAGTCAAGCAGAAAATATCCGGGACTTTCAGAGCGGACATGGGAGCTGACGCATTCTTTGCCATTCCATTGCAGACACTGCGTGGAAGAACAAGCAATCACAACTTGGAGCCATTGAGACCATCCTGTCATTATAGGATGGGAACAACGCCTTGTCTTATTGCCGAGTAG
- a CDS encoding IS110 family RNA-guided transposase: MDKDRIVAGLDVHKDTVYLCVLDTAETVIFANVYGTLTPDLQLMCSDMVSHGVTEAAMESTSTYWVPVWNALCDSMSLKLVNPYFIKQLPGRKSDVKDAQWIAECLLKHLIRGSFVPEKTVQDMRKYNRRIFDLNEDLTYNTNKLDAALQRCGFRLSNYVSRVNGKSYQKCVRAIITGITAPEELVKLIHGKTLRKYELNIIKDAVTGDFHQADICLLKQYAELIDVIGRQIEECRQALIAMCQEHFPKQFKRLQSIPGVKERAASAIIAETGADMKPFEKATNLVGWCGLKPRNDISNNKVKSNRTTHGNRFLRQILVEISWGASRTRNCFFSNFSYVQCTQRHKNKMKIQVAIARKLLVAVWHMLTKEEDFMDVYLKRLEKEAEWQNKIRELESLLVG; this comes from the coding sequence ATGGACAAAGACAGAATCGTGGCCGGCCTCGATGTGCACAAAGATACAGTTTATCTCTGTGTGTTGGACACTGCAGAGACCGTTATTTTTGCAAATGTTTATGGCACATTAACTCCGGATTTGCAACTTATGTGTTCGGATATGGTTTCTCATGGGGTGACAGAGGCGGCAATGGAAAGCACCTCGACCTATTGGGTTCCGGTGTGGAATGCCTTGTGCGATAGCATGTCGCTCAAATTGGTAAATCCTTATTTTATAAAGCAGCTTCCCGGTCGCAAGAGTGATGTGAAAGATGCCCAATGGATAGCGGAGTGTCTGTTGAAGCATCTGATTCGGGGAAGTTTTGTGCCGGAGAAGACCGTGCAGGATATGCGCAAGTATAACCGTCGCATCTTCGACCTGAATGAAGACCTGACGTATAACACCAATAAATTGGACGCTGCTTTACAGCGATGTGGTTTCCGGTTAAGTAACTATGTATCCCGCGTCAATGGAAAAAGTTATCAGAAGTGCGTCCGTGCGATAATAACCGGGATAACAGCCCCTGAGGAGTTGGTGAAACTCATTCATGGAAAAACTCTACGTAAATACGAACTTAACATCATAAAGGATGCCGTAACGGGTGACTTTCACCAGGCAGACATCTGTTTATTAAAGCAATACGCAGAGCTTATAGACGTAATCGGGCGACAAATCGAAGAATGCAGGCAAGCTCTCATTGCCATGTGTCAGGAACATTTCCCGAAACAATTCAAACGTCTACAGAGCATCCCCGGTGTTAAAGAACGCGCAGCTTCAGCTATAATTGCGGAGACCGGGGCTGACATGAAACCGTTTGAAAAAGCAACAAATCTTGTTGGATGGTGTGGATTGAAACCACGCAATGATATAAGCAACAATAAAGTCAAGAGCAATAGGACGACGCATGGGAACCGATTCCTGCGTCAGATATTGGTTGAAATATCCTGGGGCGCATCAAGAACCCGAAACTGCTTTTTCTCAAACTTCAGCTACGTGCAATGCACCCAACGGCATAAGAACAAGATGAAGATACAAGTAGCCATCGCCCGAAAGTTATTAGTCGCGGTATGGCACATGCTGACAAAAGAAGAGGATTTTATGGATGTTTATCTCAAGCGTCTTGAAAAGGAGGCGGAATGGCAAAATAAAATCCGGGAATTAGAATCGTTATTGGTCGGATAG
- a CDS encoding IS982 family transposase translates to MYKKKLHISQIFSNLEYSIFKLYNLVMCNLYTKFVKILEICKEFSEDLVTEAGNVRRPGPVPRFSDLEVIALSMAAEAEEIDSENWLFEAKLKECRSSIPNLISRRQFNDRRKLVSGLCEQIRSRMANHIDGGEDYFCIDSKPIEVCRVARGKRCKMGRIGDFHKAPDFGYCASQGSYFFGYKLHALCGLSGVIHSYDLSKASVHDINYLNDIKPLYHDCSIFGDKGYIGAEIQLDLFETANIRLECPYRLNQKNWKPAFIPFAKARKRIETLFSQLTDQFLVIRNYAKETCGLFARIVGKVSALTALQYINYINNKPIGRIKYALI, encoded by the coding sequence ATGTATAAGAAAAAGTTGCATATATCGCAGATTTTTAGTAACTTAGAGTATTCAATATTTAAGTTATATAATCTCGTTATGTGCAACTTGTATACAAAGTTCGTCAAAATTCTGGAGATATGCAAGGAATTCTCCGAAGATTTAGTTACTGAAGCTGGAAATGTTCGTCGTCCAGGCCCTGTGCCTCGTTTCTCCGATTTGGAAGTCATCGCATTGAGCATGGCTGCCGAGGCTGAGGAGATAGACAGCGAGAACTGGCTGTTTGAAGCGAAGTTGAAGGAGTGCCGTTCTTCCATCCCCAACCTTATCTCCCGCCGTCAGTTCAACGACCGCCGCAAGTTGGTTAGTGGTCTTTGTGAGCAGATACGCAGCCGCATGGCCAATCATATAGATGGTGGCGAGGATTACTTCTGCATAGACTCAAAGCCAATAGAAGTGTGCCGTGTGGCTCGTGGTAAGAGATGTAAGATGGGACGTATTGGTGATTTCCACAAAGCCCCTGACTTCGGTTATTGTGCATCCCAAGGCAGTTACTTCTTCGGATATAAACTTCACGCACTCTGTGGCTTAAGCGGTGTCATACATTCATACGACCTGTCCAAGGCGAGTGTTCACGACATCAACTATCTGAATGACATCAAGCCGCTTTACCACGATTGTAGCATATTCGGTGACAAGGGATATATCGGAGCGGAAATCCAGCTTGACCTCTTCGAGACGGCCAACATCAGGCTTGAGTGTCCCTACAGGCTCAACCAAAAGAACTGGAAGCCGGCCTTCATTCCTTTTGCAAAGGCAAGAAAGAGGATTGAAACTCTGTTCTCACAACTTACAGACCAGTTCCTCGTCATCAGGAACTACGCAAAAGAAACATGCGGCCTTTTTGCCCGAATAGTGGGCAAAGTCAGTGCCCTGACTGCATTACAATACATCAATTACATTAACAACAAACCCATAGGTAGGATTAAGTACGCACTGATTTAA
- a CDS encoding helix-turn-helix domain-containing protein, which translates to MSMAINMPLGGLIDKSLKGEARFAHEEWLRTYVKRLTNGNKTKLKQALNEVDEAINQWRDGFFISTYDEKLSAVRQGKLNMDSQELEDVYNEETYLQKEGKTGLVADFLYNSIAQYGFINEHHRDAIESAWLFHDMEFLQQQWEYYALAQIRSLRAVIVSMLGTVPTTSETEQQNSKREPKRIEDYPEVFDITLCCELTNYAKDTIYKWTRTREIPCHRSGTNGRKLVFKRDEIVAWMTARKQETKEEFIKRMESQLAARLRK; encoded by the coding sequence ATGAGTATGGCAATAAATATGCCTTTGGGCGGCTTGATAGACAAGTCGCTCAAAGGGGAAGCCCGTTTTGCGCATGAGGAATGGTTGCGCACCTATGTAAAAAGACTGACGAATGGTAATAAGACAAAGCTAAAACAGGCTTTAAATGAGGTGGATGAGGCTATAAACCAATGGCGGGACGGCTTCTTCATATCCACTTATGATGAAAAGTTATCAGCCGTCCGACAAGGCAAACTAAACATGGACAGCCAAGAGTTGGAAGATGTCTATAACGAGGAAACCTATTTGCAAAAAGAGGGCAAAACAGGTTTGGTTGCAGATTTCCTGTATAATTCCATAGCTCAATACGGCTTTATTAATGAACACCACCGTGATGCAATAGAGAGCGCATGGCTGTTTCACGACATGGAGTTTTTGCAACAGCAATGGGAGTATTACGCTTTGGCTCAAATAAGGTCGTTACGGGCAGTCATTGTTTCCATGCTGGGGACAGTACCAACGACATCCGAAACCGAACAACAGAACTCCAAAAGAGAGCCAAAACGGATAGAGGATTATCCCGAAGTGTTTGACATTACGCTTTGTTGTGAACTTACGAACTATGCAAAGGACACTATTTACAAGTGGACCCGTACCCGTGAAATACCTTGTCATCGTTCCGGGACAAACGGGCGCAAACTCGTGTTCAAGCGTGACGAAATCGTAGCGTGGATGACTGCCCGAAAGCAGGAAACCAAGGAGGAATTTATAAAACGAATGGAAAGCCAGTTGGCTGCACGGCTCCGTAAATAG
- a CDS encoding phage/plasmid replication domain-containing protein: MYDKIKLMLYDLPTGYDWQTVLQRIVVQSYFADGTGGSGLWLGRRVIATETYVSFEGSLPKCLWGHNLNTLSLKEVEGLIMRLSKDLGVPMYKAVVESAEFAHNISMAEPPIMYMQKLDAMKAFRPNGWSGTKYMDNGEVRCKFYDKMQEAKKKRELPKYGRENLPKNLLRYEVTFSTKGLSRLFGRDIVAEELWSKQVFWTLVAEWFGYYEDMVKLPNDCWDVDYRIFESAKDFAKWCICIANADQNLSYYVKHILFKLRANPQPQDRVLHGQIQKKIQEALEWGKKHLALPNLTLELTGKIEQYLAWLLEQSADGMSIAEERRIFNTAC; encoded by the coding sequence ATGTATGACAAAATCAAATTAATGCTATATGACCTGCCAACGGGGTACGACTGGCAAACAGTCCTGCAACGCATAGTTGTGCAGTCCTACTTTGCTGATGGTACAGGAGGTAGTGGGTTATGGCTTGGACGTAGGGTCATAGCCACTGAAACGTATGTGTCATTCGAGGGCAGTCTTCCTAAATGTCTATGGGGACATAACCTAAATACCTTATCATTAAAGGAAGTAGAGGGACTTATTATGAGGTTAAGTAAGGATTTGGGTGTACCCATGTATAAGGCAGTGGTGGAGTCTGCGGAGTTTGCACATAACATTAGCATGGCAGAGCCTCCTATTATGTATATGCAGAAGTTGGATGCTATGAAAGCATTTAGACCTAATGGTTGGAGTGGTACTAAGTATATGGATAATGGGGAAGTGCGTTGCAAGTTTTATGACAAGATGCAAGAAGCGAAGAAGAAACGTGAACTGCCTAAATATGGAAGAGAGAACTTGCCAAAGAACTTATTGAGGTACGAGGTGACATTTAGCACCAAAGGACTGAGTAGATTGTTTGGCAGGGATATAGTGGCAGAGGAACTTTGGAGTAAACAGGTATTTTGGACACTGGTTGCAGAGTGGTTTGGATATTATGAGGATATGGTGAAACTACCTAATGACTGTTGGGATGTGGATTACCGTATTTTTGAGAGCGCCAAGGACTTTGCCAAGTGGTGCATTTGTATAGCAAATGCCGACCAAAACCTGTCTTATTATGTGAAGCATATCCTTTTTAAACTTCGGGCAAATCCGCAACCCCAAGACCGTGTCCTGCATGGGCAAATACAAAAGAAAATCCAAGAAGCGTTGGAGTGGGGCAAAAAACATCTGGCTCTCCCTAACCTGACCTTGGAACTGACAGGCAAAATAGAACAGTATCTTGCTTGGCTGTTGGAGCAGTCGGCAGACGGTATGAGCATTGCAGAGGAACGACGAATATTCAATACAGCCTGTTAG
- the hxsD gene encoding His-Xaa-Ser system protein HxsD, whose translation MAKRRIVGMSCIKVPITKTDKGGFQVIIDLNLYSEKAITATIYRYTDKYFVYQNTMPSNDKQVCVIFESKDGALDENIVKQFCNDLIDQQLREITTEKYGHIRDLIVEEAFKPVSQ comes from the coding sequence TTGGCAAAAAGAAGAATAGTTGGTATGAGTTGTATTAAAGTTCCAATTACAAAAACAGACAAAGGTGGTTTTCAAGTAATCATTGACTTGAACTTATATAGTGAAAAGGCTATAACTGCTACGATTTACAGATATACAGACAAGTACTTTGTTTATCAGAATACAATGCCAAGTAATGATAAACAGGTCTGTGTGATTTTTGAATCGAAAGACGGTGCGCTTGACGAGAATATAGTCAAGCAGTTCTGTAATGACTTAATTGACCAACAACTTCGTGAAATTACAACAGAGAAGTATGGTCATATTCGTGATTTGATAGTAGAAGAAGCATTTAAGCCTGTTAGCCAATGA
- a CDS encoding Abi family protein — MAETDLVALLESRGLVISDETKAVRYLESIGYYRLSAYMYPFLKVPKESHQYKEGATFQQVLNLYRFDKKLRMLLLNEIEKVEIAIRRAIMNIPVQMTGDIYWLTNSIHFANQRTFQETTNTIDREYAKSTEEFIKHFKNSYCDPYPPSWILGELLTMGNVNMVYRNMKADKIRKRISHYFGLQPIVLESWITSLTLLRNACCHHSRVWNKVSSIMPVSPRRIAHLWITLPSNPQRVYFTICIIKYFLDIISPNNDMLGKMHTLFSNYPEIDLAALGFPNGWENEPLWTQRM; from the coding sequence ATGGCAGAGACAGACTTGGTGGCTCTGTTGGAAAGTCGTGGACTTGTCATTTCTGATGAGACTAAAGCGGTGCGGTATTTGGAGAGCATTGGGTATTATCGTCTTTCCGCTTATATGTACCCATTCTTGAAAGTTCCAAAGGAATCCCATCAATATAAAGAGGGGGCAACTTTTCAGCAAGTGCTGAATCTCTATCGCTTCGACAAAAAGTTGCGTATGCTTCTTCTCAATGAGATTGAGAAAGTAGAGATAGCTATTCGTCGTGCCATTATGAATATTCCAGTGCAGATGACAGGAGACATTTATTGGCTGACAAATTCCATTCACTTTGCCAACCAACGAACTTTTCAAGAGACCACGAACACCATTGACAGAGAATACGCTAAATCAACAGAAGAGTTCATCAAGCATTTCAAGAACAGCTATTGCGACCCATATCCTCCATCATGGATTTTGGGAGAGTTGCTGACAATGGGCAATGTGAACATGGTTTATCGTAATATGAAAGCAGATAAGATACGTAAGCGCATCTCGCATTACTTCGGTTTGCAGCCAATTGTCTTGGAATCTTGGATAACATCTTTGACCTTGTTGCGAAATGCCTGTTGCCATCATTCAAGGGTGTGGAACAAGGTAAGTTCAATCATGCCTGTTTCTCCAAGAAGAATTGCACATCTTTGGATTACCCTGCCATCAAACCCTCAAAGAGTATATTTCACAATCTGCATCATCAAGTATTTCCTTGACATCATATCACCTAACAATGATATGTTGGGAAAGATGCACACGCTATTTTCCAATTATCCAGAGATAGATCTGGCAGCTCTTGGATTTCCGAATGGATGGGAGAACGAACCGTTATGGACACAACGGATGTAA
- a CDS encoding TOTE conflict system archaeo-eukaryotic primase domain-containing protein, with the protein MDTTDVSVLAQRIQELEKENARLKAILDKNGIEYKYLEHRTCETNQTEVTPVSTCQFTLQEKVAIFQNLFQGRDDVFARRWYSSTTQKSGYQPLCKREWNREFCDKRKYKCADCPNRQFAPLTYNDYFNHLAGKDAWGRDVIGLYPIRKDNTCRFLCTDFDDKSCEHGYKNDVLAFVNVCKTWNVPCYIERSRSGNGAHVWIFFGTPITAFKARKLGNAILTEAMNNDVHLSLKSYDRFFPNQDTLPEGGLGNLVALPLQGMARRKRNSVFVDEDFNAYADQWDVLSQIHKLSEGELDWLLRKHTVPTLGELSKTSEAKPWETPQIDATQTDNYPKQIVLTRANMLYIPLANLSAKCVNVFKRIAAFRNPEFYEKQGMRLSTYNIPRIISCSDMKDDYLVLPRGCEDAVCDILTQHDVKITISDRTNHGRSINVTFRGELREEQQKAMEAFDEHNIGTLSATTAFGKTVFAIGMIAKRKVNTLILVHNKALLEQWKERLETFLKIDETIEEPETKRGRRKKKSSAIGCLHAGKNSLHGIIDIALIQSCLNDGEAKPFVKDYGMVIVDECHHVSSVSFEQVLRQVTATYVYGLTATPIRKDGHQPIIFMQCGKIRFISDAKSQMENQGFKRLLIPRFTTFRNITSDSKTYVQITQDLSEDEVRNEFIIEDVKTAIQNGRTPLVLTTRTAHVRVLAQMLIPFADHVIQLVGADSAKEKRLALQNLQSMSTSESLVIVATGKYVGEGFDYPRLDTLFLTMPIAWKGNVEQYAGRLHREYAGKTEVRIYDYVDIHVPLCDSMYRKRLKGYSKAGYGKNVASSTFDKNPQELIYERNNYEAPFRNDLSKAQHSVVIAVPKVKFKYKPAIISALTNLLHEGVAVAVHIKEEGANEMELAKAGIDVVCNKVQTLQCAIIDKSIVWYGNINFFGCNSETNNVMRIVDYKIANEMIDILYSDSGNDVNGS; encoded by the coding sequence ATGGACACAACGGATGTAAGTGTTCTTGCCCAAAGAATTCAAGAATTGGAAAAGGAAAACGCCAGACTTAAAGCGATTCTTGACAAGAATGGGATAGAATATAAATATTTAGAACACAGAACCTGTGAAACTAATCAGACGGAAGTAACACCTGTTTCCACTTGTCAATTCACTTTACAAGAAAAGGTAGCCATATTCCAAAACTTGTTCCAAGGTCGAGATGATGTTTTTGCCAGGCGTTGGTATAGCAGTACAACTCAAAAGTCTGGCTATCAACCATTATGCAAGAGAGAATGGAATCGTGAGTTTTGCGACAAGCGAAAATACAAGTGTGCGGATTGTCCCAACAGGCAGTTCGCTCCTTTGACATATAACGACTATTTCAATCATCTTGCAGGAAAGGATGCTTGGGGGCGTGATGTTATCGGACTTTATCCAATACGAAAAGACAACACTTGTCGTTTCCTTTGTACAGATTTTGATGACAAGAGCTGTGAGCATGGTTACAAGAATGATGTGCTCGCTTTTGTAAATGTTTGCAAAACTTGGAATGTACCATGCTATATCGAACGTTCACGTTCTGGTAATGGTGCTCATGTGTGGATATTCTTTGGAACGCCAATTACAGCTTTCAAAGCACGCAAGTTGGGAAATGCTATTCTTACAGAGGCAATGAATAATGATGTCCATTTGTCTCTCAAATCATACGACCGTTTCTTTCCTAACCAAGACACCTTACCCGAAGGAGGACTTGGCAATCTTGTTGCCTTGCCACTGCAAGGTATGGCAAGGCGCAAAAGAAACAGCGTGTTTGTTGATGAAGATTTCAATGCGTATGCTGACCAATGGGATGTGTTATCACAAATACATAAGTTGTCGGAAGGAGAGCTTGATTGGTTGTTACGGAAGCATACTGTACCAACATTGGGTGAACTTTCAAAGACCAGCGAAGCAAAGCCTTGGGAAACACCTCAAATAGATGCGACGCAAACAGACAACTATCCAAAGCAAATAGTTCTGACAAGAGCGAACATGCTTTATATTCCTTTGGCAAACCTATCTGCAAAATGTGTGAACGTATTCAAACGTATAGCAGCGTTTCGCAACCCCGAATTTTACGAGAAGCAAGGAATGCGCCTTTCTACTTACAATATTCCACGCATTATTTCGTGTTCGGATATGAAAGACGACTACCTTGTCCTTCCTCGTGGTTGCGAGGATGCGGTTTGTGACATCCTAACACAGCATGATGTCAAGATTACAATCTCCGACAGAACAAATCATGGACGTAGTATCAATGTTACGTTCAGGGGAGAACTTCGAGAAGAACAGCAAAAGGCAATGGAAGCCTTTGATGAGCATAATATCGGCACTTTGTCTGCAACAACTGCGTTTGGAAAGACTGTGTTTGCCATAGGAATGATTGCAAAGAGAAAGGTCAACACACTAATATTGGTTCACAACAAGGCATTGCTTGAACAATGGAAAGAGCGGTTGGAAACGTTCCTCAAAATAGACGAAACAATAGAAGAACCAGAAACAAAACGAGGCAGGAGAAAAAAGAAGTCTTCCGCCATTGGCTGCTTACACGCAGGCAAGAACTCGCTGCATGGCATAATTGATATTGCTTTGATACAATCTTGTTTGAACGATGGCGAAGCAAAGCCATTTGTCAAAGATTACGGCATGGTTATAGTCGATGAATGTCATCATGTTTCCTCTGTCAGTTTTGAGCAAGTGCTTCGACAAGTAACAGCTACCTATGTCTATGGTTTGACTGCGACTCCAATCAGAAAAGACGGTCATCAACCTATCATCTTTATGCAATGTGGAAAGATTAGATTCATATCTGATGCCAAGAGCCAAATGGAAAACCAAGGTTTCAAACGCTTGTTGATTCCGAGATTCACAACATTCAGAAATATTACATCAGATAGTAAGACTTACGTTCAAATTACACAAGACCTGTCTGAAGATGAAGTTAGAAATGAATTCATTATAGAGGATGTGAAGACTGCCATTCAAAATGGACGAACTCCGTTAGTGCTTACAACTCGTACTGCCCATGTAAGAGTGTTAGCGCAAATGCTAATTCCATTTGCCGACCATGTAATCCAACTCGTTGGTGCAGACTCTGCTAAAGAAAAACGTCTTGCACTACAAAATCTACAATCAATGTCCACATCAGAATCACTTGTGATTGTGGCAACAGGAAAGTATGTAGGTGAAGGTTTCGATTATCCTCGCCTTGATACTTTATTCCTTACTATGCCTATAGCCTGGAAAGGAAACGTGGAGCAATATGCTGGGCGTTTACATAGAGAATATGCAGGAAAGACCGAAGTGCGTATTTATGATTATGTGGATATTCATGTTCCTCTTTGCGACTCTATGTATCGTAAACGTTTGAAAGGGTATTCAAAAGCTGGATACGGAAAGAATGTGGCATCATCCACATTTGACAAAAATCCCCAAGAACTTATATATGAACGAAACAATTACGAAGCGCCATTCCGTAATGATTTGTCAAAAGCCCAGCACTCTGTTGTTATTGCTGTTCCAAAAGTGAAGTTTAAATACAAACCTGCCATTATATCAGCTCTTACAAATCTTCTTCATGAAGGTGTAGCTGTGGCTGTACATATCAAAGAGGAAGGGGCTAATGAGATGGAACTGGCAAAAGCAGGAATAGATGTGGTGTGCAACAAGGTACAAACCTTACAATGCGCTATCATAGACAAATCTATTGTTTGGTATGGGAATATAAACTTCTTTGGCTGCAACTCTGAAACAAACAATGTCATGCGAATTGTTGACTACAAAATAGCCAACGAAATGATAGATATTCTATACTCTGACTCGGGAAATGATGTAAATGGAAGTTAA
- a CDS encoding type II toxin-antitoxin system RelE/ParE family toxin — protein sequence MNVEFEKEYLVELYEKGKTDDKKHRFQPQIINGYLKCVKALLNASRMEDLYQYRALNYEKLKGDKKGLSSLRINDQYRLEFREITNAGNQTVVEICSLVDITNHYK from the coding sequence ATGAATGTAGAATTTGAAAAAGAGTATTTGGTAGAACTTTACGAAAAAGGAAAGACTGATGATAAGAAACATCGATTTCAGCCTCAAATTATCAATGGCTATTTGAAGTGTGTTAAGGCTCTATTGAATGCTTCCCGAATGGAAGATTTATATCAATATAGAGCTTTGAACTATGAAAAGTTGAAAGGTGATAAAAAAGGCCTTTCTTCTTTGCGTATCAATGACCAATATAGGTTGGAATTTCGGGAAATTACCAATGCAGGCAATCAAACAGTTGTAGAAATATGTTCTTTGGTAGATATTACGAATCATTATAAATAG
- a CDS encoding HigA family addiction module antitoxin — translation MSITANNLQSFRPYHPGELVKEELECRGIKQKDFAKKFGLSYSALNETLNAKRPITTEFALLLEAALGINADLLVRMQTDYNIQVARENNSLLEKLNKIKKIAAVF, via the coding sequence ATGAGTATAACAGCGAACAATTTACAATCATTCCGTCCCTACCATCCGGGAGAACTGGTTAAGGAAGAATTGGAATGCAGAGGCATAAAACAAAAAGACTTTGCAAAGAAGTTTGGTTTGTCTTATTCCGCTTTAAATGAGACGTTAAATGCAAAACGACCAATAACCACTGAGTTTGCTTTGCTCTTAGAGGCGGCTTTAGGTATCAATGCCGATTTGCTTGTAAGGATGCAAACAGACTATAATATACAAGTGGCACGAGAAAATAATTCTTTACTTGAAAAGTTGAATAAAATAAAGAAGATAGCTGCTGTATTTTAA